One genomic segment of Engystomops pustulosus unplaced genomic scaffold, aEngPut4.maternal MAT_SCAFFOLD_213, whole genome shotgun sequence includes these proteins:
- the LOC140109531 gene encoding disintegrin and metalloproteinase domain-containing protein 15-like isoform X5, which yields MRLGLWLLLLRLSAGHPPGHPGSTTGGGVPVSPQTPHWEVFPELSHDGQTLSLDEALQALPPQLQLRIEIAGNKVHIGLHHNRQLLPDFHSISYYLPDGTRVTERGQQPVNCYYHGKPAGGDGPWSSLSLCSGLRGTIVLSAEQRFSIEPVLGDPSFMHIVRPIKKKQNATCGTPDEDLSVGEWMGRSLLSLSEEASHPETPSQQETRDVEGEVKYVELVMVADNNEFTMLHKDLRGLHVRLVEIANRMDAFYRVLNVRVALVMVEVWSQKDLISVSEDPAETLNRFLYWREKDLIRRVHHDNAQLLTGVTFKGSSVGMATMNSICTVDRSGGVTSDHSISVLAVASTMAHGLGHNLGFNHDVADGTCGQPRMGKQWIMTKSTGFMPGLEFSNCSVRDLSTSLRQGGGMCLFNVPSPSTLYGKPVCGNLLVEDGEQCDCGLLQDCSDPCCNASSCRLMPGAECSSDGLCCEKCKVKVPGTVCRSPLGECDLPEYCDGVSPQCPANVYLQDGEPCGHGQAHCHQGECRTLQKQCQDLWGPGSSPAPDSCFLKVNARGDKYGNCGRAPNGSYLPCTLRSFRCGSVQCLGGRDRPLLGVGAEIISVKVLVNGSEVSCRGTSFNLGDDVWDSVLVKTGTVCGPGKICINQRCQEAAALKVQPCQCGGHGVCNSNGNCHCDPGWAPPHCGSSGHGGSLDSGPLSRGHGSSSVAGTVVLVLLVLILIVLLVSCYLKRVSLQRKLNSVFTKSSKCQYRVTQSGSRPQRPPPPHRAQSTELQVMSPSNQEL from the exons ATGAGGCTCGGGCTGTGGCTGCTGCTGCTCCGGCTCAGCGCGGGACACCCGCCCGGGCACCCGGGGAgcaccacag GGGGGGGTGTCCCTGTGTCTCCACAGACCCCGCACTGGGAGGTATTTCCAGAGCTGAGCCATGACGGGCAGACGTTGTCCCTGGATGAGGCTCTTCAG GCTCTTCCTCCGCAGTTGCAGCTCAGAATAGAAATAGCTGGAAACAAAGTCCACATAGGACTGCACCATAACAG gcagctgctgccagacTTCCACAGTATAAGCTACTACCTGCCTGATGGTACTCGTGTAACAGAGCGGGGGCAGCAGCCG GTGAACTGCTACTACCACGGGAAGCCTGCGGGAGGCGATGGTCCCTGGAGCAGCCTCAGTCTGTGCTCCGGCCTCAG GGGGACCATCGTGTTGTCAGCAGAGCAGAGGTTCAGCATTGAGCCGGTTCTTGGGGACCCCTCCTTCATGCACATAGTGCGCCCCATCAAGAAGAAGCAGAATGCCACGTGTGGGACTCCGGATGAAGATCTGTCAGTAGGCGAGTGGATGGGGAGGTCACTACTCAGCTTGTCAGAGGAGGCATCACACCCAGAAACGCCTTCTCAGCAG GAAACCCGGGACGTGGAGGGTGAGGTGAAATATGTGGAGCTGGTGATGGTGGCTGATAATAATGAG TTCACCATGTTGCACAAGGACCTGAGGGGGCTCCATGTGAGGCTGGTGGAGATCGCCAATAGGATGGATGCA TTTTACCGTGTGTTGAATGTCCGGGTGGCGCTGGTCATGGTGGAGGTCTGGAGCCAGAAGGACCTGATCTCCGTTAGTGAGGACCCTGCCGAGACCCTGAACAGATTCTTGTACTGGAGAGAGAAGGATCTGATCCGTCGGGTTCATCATGACAACGCTCAGCTACTGAC GGGGGTGACGTTTAAAGGCTCCTCTGTTGGCATGGCCACCATGAACTCCATATGCACAGTGGATCGCTCTGGAGGGGTCACCAGT GATCACTCGATCAGTGTTCTGGCTGTGGCGTCCACCATGGCGCATGGACTGGGGCACAATCTGGGCTTCAATCATGATGTTGCGGATGGGACATGCGGACAGCCGAGGATGGGAAAGCAGTGGATAATGACAAAGTCCACGGG GTTTATGCCGGGCCTGGAGTTCAGTAACTGCAGTGTGAGAGACCTGAGCACCAGTCTGCGCCAAGGTGGAGGCATGTGCCTCTTCAATGTGCCCAGCCCCAGCACCTTGTATGGGAAGCCTGTGTGTGGAAACCTGCTGGTGGAGGACGGGGAGCAATGTGACTGCGGTTTGCTACAG GATTGCTCGGATCCTTGCTGTAATGCCAGCAGTTGCCGGTTGATGCCCGGGGCAGAGTGCTCCTCGGATGGGCTGTGTTGTGAGAAGTGTAAG GTTAAGGTCCCCGGGACAGTCTGTCGGTCGCCGTTGGGGGAGTGCGATCTCCCTGAGTACTGCGATGGGGTGTCACCTCAGTGCCCGGCCAACGTCTACCTGCAGGACGGGGAGCCCTGCGGACACGGCCAAGCGCATTGCCACCAAGGAGAGTGCCGGACCCTGCAGAAGCAGTGCCAGGATCTCTGGGGTCCGG GTTCTTCTCCGGCTCCTGATTCTTGTTTTCTTAAAGTGAACGCGAGAGGAGATAAATATGGAAACTGTGGACGGGCACCCAACGGGTCCTACCTACCCTGCACCCTGAG GAGCTTCCGCTGTGGCAGTGTTCAGTGTTTGGGCGGCAGAGATCGCCCCCTGTTGGGAGTCGGTGCAGAGATAATTTCCGTCAAGGTCTTGGTGAATGGATCGGAGGTCTCTTGTCGGGGAACGTCCTTTAATCTGGGAGATGACGTTTGGGACTCtgttctggtgaagactgggacAGTGTGTGGGCCGGGGAAG ATCTGCATCAATCAGCGGTGTCAGGAGGCTGCCGCCCTGAAGGTCCAGCCGTGTCAGTGTGGAGGACATGGG GTGTGTAACAGTAATGGGAACTGTCATTGTGATCCGGGATGGGCTCCCCCGCACTGCGGGTCGTCGGGACATGGCGGCAGCCTGGACAGCGGGCCGCTCTCCCGGGGACATG gcagcagctcAGTAGCGGGCACCGTGGTTCTGGTTCTCCTCGTCCTCATCCTCATCGTCCTCTTGGTCTCCTGTTACCTGAAGCGTGTCTCTCTCCAGAGGAAACTGAACAGCGTCTTCACCAAAAGCAGTAAATGTCAGTACAG AGTAACCCAGAGCGGCAGCCGACCCCAGCGACCTCCGCCCCCCCACCGGGCGCAGAGCACCGAGCTGCAGGTGATGTCCCCCAGtaaccag GAGCTGTAG